One region of Flammeovirgaceae bacterium genomic DNA includes:
- a CDS encoding MotA/TolQ/ExbB proton channel family protein, whose protein sequence is MILLQVITETAEVTSDQAISVWELAKEGGLMMVPIVLSSFIAIYIFVERVLTINKANKSPDAFISKIKELVLKGDINGAKMVCAQFDSPIARMIEKGVSRIGSPLKNIEASIENIAKIELFKLEKNLSILATISGAAPMMGFLGTVIGMVQAFIAIAQEEGSVSPKLLSSGIYTAMVTTVAGLIVGIVAYLGYNYLVARVSKVVHKMEYSSVDFIDLLQEPK, encoded by the coding sequence ATGATTTTATTACAGGTGATCACCGAAACTGCCGAGGTAACTTCGGACCAGGCCATTTCGGTATGGGAACTGGCCAAAGAAGGCGGGTTGATGATGGTGCCCATTGTGCTCAGTTCGTTTATTGCCATTTACATTTTTGTGGAGCGGGTGCTCACCATCAACAAAGCCAATAAAAGCCCCGATGCGTTCATCAGCAAAATAAAGGAGTTGGTCCTGAAAGGCGACATCAACGGGGCAAAAATGGTATGTGCCCAGTTTGACAGTCCTATTGCAAGAATGATCGAAAAAGGTGTTTCGAGGATTGGCAGCCCGCTGAAAAACATTGAGGCCTCCATAGAAAACATCGCAAAGATAGAACTCTTCAAATTGGAGAAGAACCTTTCCATACTGGCCACGATATCAGGTGCCGCCCCCATGATGGGCTTTTTGGGAACGGTAATAGGAATGGTGCAGGCCTTTATTGCCATCGCCCAGGAGGAAGGTTCGGTCAGCCCCAAGTTGCTATCGTCCGGCATTTACACGGCCATGGTCACCACTGTGGCAGGATTGATCGTGGGCATCGTGGCCTACCTGGGTTACAACTACTTGGTAGCCAGGGTATCAAAGGTCGTGCATAAGATGGAGTATTCGTCAGTGGATTTTATCGACTTGTTGCAAGAGCCAAAATAA
- a CDS encoding carboxy terminal-processing peptidase, with translation MNKTILTFLLGILALIGQAGILSVPDTTALRPKAVYGKEARVISYILDNNHYRKLKLNDSLSSAILDSYIADLDNNKTYFLASDIQSFDKYRYEIDDLTRNEDVTPAYAIYNLFRKRYYERMEYVKDKLIGQNFDYTIDEYYETNREEAPWAASPAGLDELWRKIIKSQALSLKLTGKSQEEIEAALHKRYDRFIKNIDQFNGEDVFNVYMNAITESYDPHTNYFSPKASDLFKQSMSLSLEGIGARLVLDGDYTKIFEVLPGGPAEKSGKLHVNDLIIGVGQDKSGEMVDVVGWRLDDVVKLIKGPKGTTVRLQVLPAETGVKGPPQELVLVRDKIKLEDQAAKKSVINYQKNGKALKLGVITLPSFYMDFDAYQKGDPNYRSTTRDVRKLVQELQGEGVDGIVMDLRNNGGGSLAEAIDLTGLFIKQGPVVQVKNSMDKVEVGMDDDDGELYNGPLVVITNRFSASASEIFAGAIQDYNRGVIVGESTFGKGTVQTVLDLKRFINDKDDVGELKLTFQKFYRVTGSSTQNKGVTPDIVLPSALNSKQYGESSNPSALPWDVIQGTPFKKTADINTKIITRLNQSYQDRVKHDRNLKQFITETEDLKKNLAETRISLNEAARRKEMEEAERKKAMNKEMTAKVENNDGLPEDELLKLKDEGLRESLLILSDLVDSRIG, from the coding sequence ATGAATAAAACCATCCTGACTTTTTTGCTTGGCATCCTGGCGTTGATAGGCCAGGCCGGAATATTATCCGTCCCCGATACCACTGCCCTCCGGCCCAAGGCAGTCTATGGCAAAGAGGCACGCGTCATCTCCTACATACTTGACAACAACCACTATAGGAAGCTGAAGCTGAACGATTCCCTGTCTTCCGCCATCCTGGACAGTTACATAGCGGATTTGGACAATAATAAAACCTATTTCCTTGCCTCCGACATTCAATCGTTTGACAAATACCGATATGAAATAGATGACCTCACGCGCAACGAGGACGTAACCCCAGCCTATGCCATTTACAATTTATTCCGCAAGCGCTATTACGAGCGTATGGAATACGTGAAGGACAAATTGATCGGGCAAAATTTTGATTACACCATTGACGAATATTATGAGACCAACCGTGAGGAGGCGCCCTGGGCGGCCAGTCCCGCCGGCCTTGACGAGCTTTGGAGGAAAATAATCAAAAGCCAGGCGCTGAGCCTTAAGCTTACCGGCAAAAGCCAGGAAGAAATTGAAGCGGCCCTTCACAAAAGGTATGACCGTTTCATAAAAAACATTGACCAATTCAATGGCGAGGATGTATTCAACGTGTACATGAACGCAATCACGGAGTCTTACGACCCCCACACCAACTATTTTTCCCCCAAGGCTTCCGACCTGTTCAAGCAAAGCATGAGCCTTTCCCTGGAGGGGATAGGCGCACGGCTTGTGCTGGATGGCGACTATACCAAAATCTTTGAAGTCCTCCCCGGGGGGCCTGCCGAAAAATCGGGCAAGCTGCACGTGAACGACCTGATCATCGGGGTGGGGCAGGACAAAAGCGGGGAGATGGTGGACGTTGTGGGATGGCGGCTCGATGACGTGGTAAAACTGATAAAGGGCCCCAAGGGCACTACCGTCCGCCTTCAGGTTTTGCCAGCAGAAACAGGCGTGAAGGGCCCGCCCCAGGAACTGGTGCTGGTGAGGGACAAAATCAAACTGGAAGACCAGGCCGCCAAAAAGAGCGTGATCAACTATCAAAAAAATGGCAAGGCGTTGAAACTGGGGGTGATTACCCTTCCCAGTTTTTACATGGATTTTGATGCATACCAAAAAGGGGACCCCAATTACAGGAGCACGACCAGGGATGTAAGGAAACTGGTGCAGGAGTTGCAAGGCGAAGGGGTTGACGGGATTGTGATGGATTTAAGGAACAATGGTGGAGGGTCTTTGGCGGAAGCCATTGACCTAACGGGATTGTTTATTAAGCAGGGCCCGGTGGTGCAGGTTAAAAATTCGATGGACAAGGTGGAAGTGGGAATGGACGATGACGATGGCGAACTGTACAACGGCCCCCTGGTGGTGATCACCAACCGGTTTAGTGCGTCTGCTTCCGAGATTTTTGCCGGGGCCATACAGGATTATAACCGCGGTGTGATAGTGGGCGAGTCCACCTTTGGAAAAGGTACCGTCCAAACGGTTTTGGACCTGAAAAGGTTTATCAACGACAAAGACGATGTGGGGGAACTAAAGCTAACGTTCCAAAAATTTTACCGGGTGACGGGAAGCAGCACCCAAAACAAAGGGGTGACCCCTGACATTGTCCTTCCATCGGCATTGAACAGCAAACAGTATGGGGAGAGTTCAAACCCCAGTGCGCTTCCCTGGGACGTGATCCAGGGCACCCCCTTCAAGAAAACCGCGGATATCAACACAAAAATAATAACCCGGCTAAACCAGTCTTACCAGGACAGGGTAAAGCATGACCGGAACCTCAAGCAATTCATTACCGAAACCGAAGACCTGAAGAAGAACCTGGCGGAGACGAGGATTTCCCTCAACGAGGCCGCGCGCAGGAAGGAAATGGAGGAGGCCGAACGGAAGAAGGCCATGAACAAGGAAATGACGGCCAAGGTTGAAAACAACGATGGCCTGCCGGAAGATGAGTTGCTAAAGCTCAAGGACGAGGGCCTCCGGGAGAGTTTGTTGATCTTGTCCGACCTGGTTGATAGCAGGATAGGGTAG
- a CDS encoding TonB-dependent receptor, with the protein MALLLIGLFSQPVFAQEDQWERDGEIKDVEIEIVRERQIVLPRANRNFEKVPPRPAEPIQPEITYAFRNLGFSVPGHQPNLRPLRLKQEEISKIYGNYISAGFGNYSSPYLNAWLNTKRDKNRFLGAHLYHRSFGKGPVDGKNSASGTTDIKLFGETYTQSLTTNVFANYENRGGYFYGYAPGLEVARDTIRQTYNIVSLGGGISNAKPADFNFDLGGRFSYLKDKYEAAESDLSLAFNSHYSFPGGKKVVLVSSYDLIARKDSLADAKPRHLFTVAPSFVFSPMDNLSLTLGATAALENDTIRSKPLHLYPNVSANYVLSQNVNAYASLSGGMEKVTLHSLSQENLWLNANIGIFHTNKAIEFKAGLKGKAGRLLAFHVGAAAANLKDLYFYQNATADRAKFDVVYDRGNTQRINLFGELGYNKNEVVRLNLRGDFFAYSTDGQAEAWHRPTYRLSAGAFFNVYQKLLLSMGVVGQGGMKAFDAQASQVVALGPGFDLNVKADYFLSGHVSVFLKFENILSSDYPLYLNYPVRGFQGMGGLSWGF; encoded by the coding sequence GTGGCACTCCTTCTGATTGGGCTTTTTTCCCAACCTGTATTTGCACAGGAAGACCAGTGGGAGCGCGATGGCGAGATCAAGGATGTGGAGATAGAAATTGTGAGGGAAAGGCAAATCGTGTTGCCCCGCGCCAACCGGAACTTTGAAAAAGTGCCACCCCGGCCGGCAGAACCCATTCAACCGGAAATTACCTATGCCTTTAGGAATTTAGGCTTCAGTGTTCCTGGCCACCAGCCCAATTTGCGCCCACTGCGGCTTAAGCAGGAGGAAATTTCAAAAATTTATGGAAACTACATAAGTGCCGGATTTGGAAACTATTCATCCCCTTACCTCAATGCCTGGCTGAACACCAAGCGGGACAAAAACAGGTTTTTGGGCGCACACCTTTACCACAGGAGTTTCGGCAAGGGCCCCGTGGATGGCAAAAATTCAGCAAGCGGCACTACCGACATAAAATTGTTTGGTGAAACTTACACCCAATCCCTTACCACAAACGTTTTCGCCAACTATGAAAACAGGGGAGGGTATTTCTACGGATATGCCCCCGGATTGGAGGTGGCCAGGGACACCATCAGGCAAACATACAACATAGTGTCGTTGGGCGGGGGGATAAGCAATGCAAAACCTGCCGATTTCAATTTTGACCTGGGTGGCAGGTTCAGTTATTTAAAAGACAAATACGAGGCGGCCGAAAGTGACTTGTCACTCGCATTCAATAGCCATTATTCCTTCCCTGGGGGGAAAAAAGTTGTGTTGGTTTCCAGCTACGACCTAATTGCCAGGAAAGATTCGTTGGCCGATGCCAAGCCCCGGCACCTTTTCACGGTGGCGCCATCATTTGTGTTTAGCCCCATGGACAACCTGTCGTTGACCCTGGGCGCAACGGCAGCTTTGGAAAATGACACCATCAGGAGCAAACCGCTGCACCTATATCCTAACGTAAGCGCCAATTACGTGCTTTCTCAAAACGTAAATGCCTATGCATCACTTTCAGGCGGTATGGAAAAAGTGACGCTGCACTCCCTCTCACAAGAAAACCTATGGCTGAACGCCAATATAGGAATATTCCATACCAACAAGGCCATTGAATTTAAGGCGGGACTGAAGGGCAAGGCTGGCCGGTTGCTGGCGTTCCATGTGGGGGCGGCCGCTGCCAACCTGAAAGACCTCTACTTTTACCAGAATGCTACCGCGGACAGGGCAAAATTTGACGTTGTGTACGACCGGGGCAATACGCAAAGGATCAATTTGTTTGGGGAGCTTGGCTACAATAAAAACGAAGTGGTACGCCTTAACCTTCGCGGTGATTTCTTTGCTTATTCCACTGATGGCCAGGCCGAAGCGTGGCACAGGCCAACCTACAGGTTGAGCGCGGGCGCATTCTTTAACGTGTACCAAAAATTGCTTTTGAGCATGGGGGTGGTAGGACAGGGCGGCATGAAAGCATTCGATGCCCAGGCCTCCCAGGTCGTGGCCCTCGGTCCGGGGTTTGACCTGAATGTAAAGGCCGATTATTTCTTGTCCGGTCACGTGTCGGTATTTTTAAAATTTGAGAATATATTGTCATCGGACTACCCATTGTACCTGAACTACCCGGTGAGGGGGTTCCAGGGCATGGGCGGCTTGAGTTGGGGCTTTTAG
- a CDS encoding tyrosine--tRNA ligase: MNFVEELQWRGMVHDVMPGTEDLLKKGPTAGYIGFDPTADSLHIGNLVQIMTLVHFQRCGHKPFALVGGATGMVGDPSGKSSERNLLSEEVLRHNQDAVKKQLAKFLDFSGGNKAEMVNNYDWFKGFTFLDFIRDVGKHITVNYMMAKDSVKSRLESGLSFTEFSYQLVQGYDYYWLYKNKNCKVQMGGSDQWGNIVTGTELIRRKANGEAFALTTPLITKADGSKFGKSEGGNIWLDPQRTSPYKFYQYWLNSSDEDAANFIKIFTTRTKQDIEALIAQHQSAPHERKLQKELAADITTRVHGAKELEMAIKASNILFGKNVTEDLESLDEATLLALFEGVPRARVSKGSLASCATVVDLLSEATGKLIFSSKGEARKMIQAGGVSINKAKVEDPNEKPSFNLLQGKYLLAQKGKKNYYLIDVA, translated from the coding sequence ATGAATTTTGTCGAAGAATTGCAGTGGAGGGGCATGGTGCACGATGTGATGCCGGGCACCGAAGACCTGTTGAAAAAGGGGCCCACGGCCGGGTATATAGGCTTTGACCCTACGGCCGATTCCCTTCACATCGGCAACCTCGTGCAGATCATGACGCTGGTGCACTTTCAACGTTGCGGGCACAAGCCATTTGCCCTGGTGGGGGGCGCCACGGGCATGGTGGGCGACCCTTCCGGGAAATCCAGCGAGCGCAACCTGTTGTCTGAGGAGGTGCTCCGCCACAACCAGGATGCCGTAAAAAAACAATTGGCCAAATTTTTGGATTTCAGCGGGGGAAACAAGGCCGAAATGGTAAACAACTACGACTGGTTCAAGGGTTTTACCTTTCTTGATTTTATCAGGGACGTGGGCAAGCACATCACCGTCAATTACATGATGGCCAAAGACTCGGTAAAGTCCAGGTTGGAATCCGGCCTTTCTTTCACTGAATTCAGCTACCAACTGGTGCAAGGGTACGATTACTATTGGTTGTACAAAAACAAGAACTGCAAGGTACAGATGGGCGGGTCGGACCAATGGGGGAATATTGTGACCGGCACGGAACTGATCCGCAGGAAAGCCAATGGGGAGGCTTTTGCCCTTACCACGCCCCTTATCACCAAGGCCGATGGGTCGAAATTTGGAAAAAGCGAAGGGGGCAACATATGGCTGGACCCGCAACGTACTTCGCCTTATAAGTTTTACCAGTATTGGTTAAATTCTTCCGATGAAGATGCGGCCAATTTCATAAAAATATTCACCACCCGAACGAAACAGGATATTGAAGCCCTTATTGCCCAACACCAGTCAGCCCCCCATGAGAGGAAATTGCAAAAAGAACTGGCCGCGGACATCACCACGCGGGTGCATGGCGCCAAAGAACTTGAAATGGCGATAAAAGCTTCAAATATCTTGTTTGGCAAAAACGTGACCGAAGACCTGGAAAGCCTGGACGAGGCCACGTTGTTGGCCTTGTTTGAAGGGGTGCCCCGGGCCCGTGTTTCCAAAGGCAGCCTGGCCAGTTGCGCCACGGTGGTTGATTTGTTGTCCGAGGCCACGGGCAAACTGATATTTTCCTCCAAGGGGGAAGCCCGTAAAATGATACAGGCCGGGGGGGTGAGCATCAACAAAGCAAAGGTGGAAGACCCCAATGAAAAACCTTCTTTCAACCTGCTGCAAGGCAAGTATTTGCTGGCACAAAAGGGAAAGAAGAACTATTACCTGATCGATGTGGCCTAG
- a CDS encoding ATP-binding cassette domain-containing protein yields the protein MSEELLKAIVQLFAIVAKERITEDERTNIKEFLGLHLNQELTRYYLNLFDDFCKASNRTAQDNMAVDEDTKQFVDDWSQIMQISKKVNQALTMQQKAVLVIKIIELVYADGSISERQENLIFYIGEALKIPQKDIKAMRLFVVGQDLEELASKNIMIIDEGSDDFEYPGPRITAKNLTGLIAILRLHDIETYLVKYLGISTLYLNSVPLKSRKIDVMPTGSTIRGNKIDTIYYSDIVGKFLVEEVGNEVSFVAEHLFYHFKSGRAGLQNITISEKGGKLIGIMGASGSGKSTLLNVLNGSEKPSSGRVLINGIDVHEDQKGIRGVLGYIPQDDLLMEDLTVFENLYYAARLCFGHYSKAEIAEVVERVLLSLGISETRDLKVGSPMQKTISGGQRKRLNIGLELLREPTILFVDEPTSGLSSRDSENIMDLLKELALRGKMIFVVIHQPSSDIFKMFDTLIILDVGGFQIYYGNPVESMAYFQEIVNAANKTPGACPECGNINPEKIFSIIETRVVNEFGRFTHTRKISPGQWYQYFKQKIKVPKVVPSSDAIPSSLHLPHWFKQFSVFVKRDVLSKLSNRQYMAINFSIAPILALFISYFVKYYDAVGVENPHYTFYHNNNIPVYFFMSVVVALFVGLIVSAEEIFHDRKILKRERYLHLSKSGYLMSKISILFGVSALQTLMFILVGNWILEIPLSEIRYWLILFSCSCFANVLGLNISSAFDSAVTIYILIPILIIPQLLLSGVVISFDKFNPNVGTPKGIPLLGELMTSRWAFEAYMVTQFKDNPFEKKLYRLDQKEALADYKRVYYIPSLESELAFVRTHRSQWRDRSDGNPVRESLQLIRKELAREVKAVGTDKFPELDKLVIGQFDSAAYDKTVRFVEVLKRYYQLRSNDAVLEKEAMIDSMTNTPQKLEVYNAAIQKYQNESVKQMVENLNDPVRILKWNGELVQKIYPIYFNDHRPKNPFDFSANFYAPTKHFLGKYFDTFYFNISVIWAMSMMLYVMLYFDILKRVVESIGNRIKYRKRDKKF from the coding sequence ATGAGCGAGGAATTACTTAAAGCCATCGTCCAGCTTTTTGCCATTGTGGCAAAGGAACGGATCACGGAAGATGAGCGCACCAACATCAAGGAGTTCCTTGGACTGCACCTCAACCAGGAACTTACCCGGTACTACCTCAACCTTTTTGACGATTTCTGCAAGGCCTCCAACCGCACTGCCCAGGACAATATGGCCGTGGACGAGGACACCAAACAATTTGTTGACGATTGGTCGCAAATCATGCAGATATCCAAAAAGGTGAACCAGGCGCTGACCATGCAGCAAAAGGCCGTGCTTGTCATTAAAATCATCGAATTGGTATATGCGGACGGGTCCATCTCCGAGCGTCAGGAAAACTTAATATTTTACATAGGCGAAGCATTAAAAATCCCACAGAAGGACATAAAGGCGATGAGGCTTTTTGTGGTGGGGCAGGATTTGGAGGAATTGGCTTCCAAGAACATCATGATAATCGATGAAGGGTCTGATGACTTTGAATATCCCGGCCCGAGGATTACCGCCAAAAACCTTACCGGGCTTATAGCCATACTCAGGCTGCACGATATAGAAACCTATCTGGTAAAGTACCTGGGCATATCCACCCTTTACCTCAACAGCGTGCCCCTTAAAAGCCGGAAGATCGATGTAATGCCTACTGGCAGCACCATCCGTGGAAATAAAATCGACACCATTTACTACAGCGATATTGTAGGGAAGTTCCTTGTGGAAGAGGTGGGCAACGAGGTAAGCTTTGTGGCCGAGCATCTCTTTTACCACTTTAAAAGTGGGCGGGCCGGGCTACAAAATATCACCATCTCCGAAAAGGGCGGAAAACTGATTGGCATAATGGGGGCCAGTGGGTCCGGAAAATCCACGCTGCTCAATGTGCTCAATGGTTCTGAAAAGCCCTCAAGCGGAAGGGTATTGATCAATGGCATAGATGTGCACGAAGACCAGAAAGGAATTAGGGGCGTGTTGGGCTACATTCCACAGGATGATTTATTGATGGAAGACCTTACGGTTTTCGAAAACCTTTACTATGCCGCAAGGCTTTGCTTTGGCCACTATTCCAAAGCAGAAATAGCCGAGGTGGTGGAGCGCGTGCTTTTGTCCCTGGGCATATCGGAGACGAGGGACCTGAAAGTGGGCAGCCCCATGCAGAAGACCATAAGCGGTGGGCAACGCAAGCGCCTCAATATTGGGTTGGAGCTGTTACGGGAACCCACCATTCTGTTTGTGGACGAGCCTACGTCAGGGTTGTCGTCCCGCGACTCTGAAAACATTATGGACTTGTTGAAAGAGTTGGCCCTTCGTGGCAAAATGATTTTTGTGGTCATCCACCAGCCCTCTTCCGATATATTCAAGATGTTCGATACCCTGATCATCCTGGATGTTGGCGGTTTTCAAATATACTATGGAAACCCCGTGGAATCGATGGCCTACTTTCAGGAGATTGTAAATGCCGCCAACAAAACCCCAGGGGCATGCCCGGAGTGTGGCAACATCAATCCTGAAAAAATATTCAGCATCATTGAAACCCGGGTGGTCAATGAATTTGGCAGGTTCACCCATACCCGGAAGATTTCCCCCGGCCAGTGGTACCAGTATTTTAAGCAGAAAATTAAAGTCCCAAAAGTGGTCCCTTCTTCGGATGCCATTCCCAGTTCGCTCCACTTGCCCCATTGGTTTAAGCAATTTTCGGTGTTCGTCAAACGGGATGTATTGTCCAAGCTCTCCAACAGGCAGTACATGGCCATCAATTTTTCCATTGCCCCTATCCTTGCCCTCTTCATATCTTATTTTGTAAAATATTACGATGCCGTAGGGGTGGAAAACCCACATTATACCTTTTACCACAACAACAATATTCCGGTATATTTTTTTATGAGCGTGGTGGTGGCGCTCTTCGTGGGGCTGATCGTGAGTGCGGAAGAAATCTTCCATGACAGAAAAATATTAAAACGCGAGCGGTATTTGCACCTGAGCAAAAGTGGCTACCTGATGTCCAAAATTTCAATCCTTTTTGGGGTGTCGGCCTTGCAAACGCTCATGTTCATCCTGGTTGGAAACTGGATACTGGAAATCCCCCTTTCGGAAATCAGGTATTGGCTTATATTGTTTTCATGCAGCTGCTTTGCAAATGTGCTGGGGTTGAACATTTCATCCGCGTTTGATTCCGCGGTCACCATTTATATCCTCATACCCATCCTTATTATCCCCCAGTTGCTGCTGAGCGGGGTGGTGATCAGTTTTGATAAATTCAACCCCAACGTGGGCACGCCCAAAGGCATTCCTTTGCTGGGCGAGTTGATGACCTCCCGTTGGGCATTTGAGGCTTACATGGTCACCCAGTTTAAGGACAATCCTTTTGAGAAAAAGCTTTACAGGCTTGATCAGAAAGAAGCCTTGGCGGATTACAAGCGGGTGTACTATATACCCAGTTTGGAATCGGAGCTGGCGTTTGTACGCACCCACCGCAGCCAGTGGCGCGACAGGAGCGATGGCAACCCGGTAAGGGAATCGCTCCAACTCATTAGAAAAGAACTGGCCCGCGAGGTGAAGGCTGTCGGGACAGACAAGTTTCCTGAGTTGGACAAACTGGTGATTGGCCAGTTCGACTCTGCCGCCTATGACAAAACCGTTCGGTTTGTTGAGGTGCTGAAGCGTTACTATCAACTGAGGAGCAATGATGCCGTTTTGGAAAAAGAGGCCATGATTGATTCGATGACCAATACCCCTCAAAAGCTGGAGGTCTATAATGCAGCCATTCAAAAGTATCAGAATGAATCGGTCAAGCAGATGGTGGAAAATTTAAACGATCCTGTGCGCATACTCAAGTGGAACGGTGAACTGGTGCAAAAGATTTACCCGATCTACTTTAACGACCACCGCCCAAAAAACCCGTTTGATTTTTCCGCAAATTTTTATGCCCCCACCAAGCACTTTCTTGGAAAATATTTCGATACCTTTTATTTCAATATTTCCGTGATATGGGCCATGAGCATGATGTTGTACGTTATGTTGTATTTCGATATCTTAAAGCGTGTGGTTGAAAGCATCGGGAATAGGATTAAATACAGAAAACGGGATAAAAAATTTTAA
- a CDS encoding biopolymer transporter ExbD, whose translation MNLQSRNKVEAAFSMASMTDMVFLLLIFFMLTSSFITPSGLPVNLPSSKASTIEVQKVSVTVTKDLQYYVNDKRVTKGTLEGVLKSHLSGPSGVVVLHIDKSVPTEELVYVAGIATALEAKVSIATKPK comes from the coding sequence ATGAACCTGCAATCGAGAAACAAAGTAGAGGCGGCCTTCAGTATGGCCTCCATGACGGACATGGTGTTCCTGCTGTTGATATTTTTTATGCTTACTTCGTCCTTTATTACCCCTTCGGGCCTGCCCGTCAATTTGCCCTCCAGCAAGGCCAGTACCATCGAAGTACAGAAAGTTTCCGTTACGGTAACCAAAGACTTGCAGTATTACGTTAACGATAAGAGGGTGACCAAGGGGACCCTGGAGGGCGTACTGAAAAGCCATTTGTCCGGCCCCAGTGGGGTAGTGGTGCTGCATATCGACAAAAGCGTGCCTACGGAAGAATTGGTTTACGTTGCCGGGATTGCCACTGCACTTGAAGCAAAAGTTTCCATTGCCACCAAACCGAAGTAA
- a CDS encoding nucleoside triphosphate pyrophosphohydrolase family protein has translation MQHPNSLQLVADFHRTFRHPILPSPAIPDEARCQLRVALLAEELKELEVAIREKDIVEVADALCDIQYVLSGAILEFGLGDKFKALFEEVQRSNMSKACETEDEAKATVAHYLQKDGTECYYKEAGGKWLVYRKADDKTIKSVNYSPANLKKILEGQV, from the coding sequence ATGCAACATCCCAATTCCCTCCAGTTGGTGGCCGACTTTCACCGTACGTTCAGGCATCCCATTTTGCCATCCCCGGCCATCCCTGATGAGGCCCGTTGCCAACTTAGGGTAGCCCTTTTGGCCGAAGAGCTAAAGGAGTTGGAGGTGGCCATCCGTGAAAAAGACATCGTGGAGGTGGCCGATGCGCTGTGCGACATTCAATACGTGCTCTCCGGTGCCATACTGGAGTTTGGGCTTGGCGACAAGTTCAAGGCATTGTTTGAAGAGGTGCAACGGTCCAACATGAGCAAAGCTTGCGAAACCGAGGACGAGGCCAAGGCCACGGTGGCCCACTACCTTCAAAAGGACGGCACCGAATGTTACTACAAAGAGGCAGGGGGCAAGTGGCTGGTCTACCGAAAGGCCGATGACAAAACCATCAAATCCGTGAATTACTCACCCGCTAACCTGAAGAAAATACTCGAAGGTCAGGTATAA